A stretch of the Pseudomonas helvetica genome encodes the following:
- a CDS encoding EamA family transporter has translation MQKKHLILAVLVTAVWGLNFPITKLGLAAIDPLLLTALRFTLAALPWVFFVRRPSIAMGWLAAYGLIFGVAMWALINLGIELGVPPGTAALLIQFSAFFTLGWGVLLFREQLSLGQTLGVGLAALGLISIIFSSPGQATTVGYGLLLVSAFSWSVGNIIIKQSKVREMFAFVVWASLFPPIPLLALTWLAHGSAPFTSLVTHLEWVSVFSLLFQVYAATHFCYWGWNLLLREYPVSRVAPLSLLIPVFGVAGSMLMLGHRVDFNEGISIALILSALAVGLMKGRERVRIAQAGE, from the coding sequence ATGCAGAAAAAACACCTGATCCTGGCCGTGTTGGTGACGGCTGTCTGGGGTCTGAACTTTCCCATCACCAAACTGGGTCTGGCGGCTATTGATCCACTGTTGCTGACGGCTCTTCGCTTTACGCTGGCGGCGTTGCCGTGGGTGTTTTTTGTCCGGCGGCCGTCGATCGCCATGGGGTGGTTGGCCGCCTATGGATTGATTTTCGGGGTCGCGATGTGGGCGTTGATCAACCTGGGTATCGAACTGGGTGTGCCACCAGGGACCGCAGCCCTGTTGATTCAGTTCAGTGCGTTTTTTACCTTGGGCTGGGGTGTATTGCTGTTTCGCGAACAATTGAGCCTTGGACAGACGCTTGGGGTGGGGCTTGCAGCACTGGGTTTGATCAGCATTATTTTCAGCAGCCCGGGCCAGGCAACGACAGTGGGTTATGGCTTGTTGCTGGTGAGTGCATTTAGCTGGAGTGTAGGCAACATCATCATCAAACAGTCAAAGGTCCGGGAAATGTTTGCCTTTGTGGTATGGGCCAGCCTGTTCCCGCCGATCCCCTTACTGGCGCTCACCTGGCTGGCACACGGTTCCGCTCCGTTTACCTCCCTGGTCACACACCTTGAATGGGTGTCAGTGTTCTCGCTGTTGTTTCAAGTCTACGCGGCGACACATTTCTGTTATTGGGGCTGGAATCTACTGCTGCGAGAGTACCCGGTTTCCAGGGTGGCACCGCTGTCTTTACTGATACCGGTGTTTGGCGTCGCCGGCTCGATGCTGATGCTCGGGCATCGGGTTGATTTCAACGAAGGGATTTCTATTGCGTTGATCCTGTCGGCGCTTGCAGTGGGGTTGATGAAGGGGCGCGAGCGGGTGCGGATTGCACAGGCTGGTGAATAG
- a CDS encoding LysR family transcriptional regulator — protein sequence MMNWQDLHHFVVVARLGSFTAAGKELRVDHATVGRRITALETSLGMKLVERLPRSSRLTEDGLALAAIAMPMEAITDAIGRHARGTAPLSGTVRLSALPILASALIAPSLARLRSHYPALKVILSAASGVASLEKGESDVAIGFVRPETAGRIVRKVGSMKLGLYASPAYALRPSPTWTFIGFEEALHQIPQQRWIQRFADGRPFVLQSSDVATQLAAARAGIGVAILPCFLADRDTALVKIELDDEPTARDIWMSVHADVRRSPAVRVTMDHLIDLLGHELG from the coding sequence ATGATGAATTGGCAAGATCTGCACCATTTTGTTGTCGTTGCTCGCCTCGGCTCATTCACTGCCGCGGGGAAAGAGTTACGCGTCGATCACGCAACAGTGGGCCGACGTATTACGGCCCTTGAGACATCTCTCGGGATGAAACTGGTGGAGCGTCTGCCACGCTCATCGCGACTCACGGAGGACGGCTTGGCGCTGGCCGCGATTGCCATGCCGATGGAAGCCATCACCGATGCGATAGGCCGTCATGCACGTGGTACGGCTCCTTTGTCAGGGACCGTGAGACTGAGCGCTCTCCCCATTCTGGCGAGTGCATTGATAGCACCGAGTCTCGCCCGCTTGCGCTCGCACTATCCGGCCCTCAAGGTCATTCTCAGCGCGGCCTCAGGTGTTGCTTCACTTGAAAAGGGGGAGTCGGACGTCGCCATCGGGTTCGTACGACCTGAAACAGCCGGTCGCATTGTTCGCAAGGTAGGCTCAATGAAGCTCGGCCTCTATGCCAGCCCAGCGTATGCGTTGAGGCCCTCACCGACCTGGACATTCATTGGCTTTGAGGAGGCGCTCCATCAAATTCCCCAACAGCGCTGGATACAACGCTTTGCAGATGGGCGCCCCTTCGTGCTTCAAAGTAGCGATGTCGCAACGCAGCTAGCTGCCGCACGAGCAGGCATCGGCGTGGCGATACTTCCCTGTTTTCTCGCTGATCGAGATACGGCGCTGGTCAAGATTGAGCTTGATGACGAACCGACAGCGCGGGATATCTGGATGTCTGTTCATGCTGACGTACGGCGCTCCCCCGCTGTACGCGTCACCATGGATCATCTGATTGATCTACTGGGCCATGAACTGGGATAG